ataggatttggaagcttggaaatcgagttagaatcgaaggagttgaagaaggccggttcaggggagtttgggtctggaggtagcgctatagcgcccaccttagggcgctacagcgctcctcaggaggctttttggcatatgggtggttctgagtatagcgctggggcgctaggggttgagcgctgtagcgctaccctgttccttctaagtcccgttttgagtgttttttaagggtttttgacttggggtttcaatccttaaggctcgggatcgaatctactcaccatgtgggcatgtttcgaggtcccgagagtggtgcttaggttaagaccttatttatgtgaattttcattaatggaggttatatttggttatgactaggtaaccgctaaggaactaaaagattgatcgttctcaggggtcgttcatataataactttcactcgaaccagaggtaagaaaatagtgtatggatacagttgcaccccgtatatgtatatgacatgcttggtttgttattgaagcatgttggttgatatatgtgaacatggattgcatattaaatgctagtgaatgttgattacttgttcatggcactgactagtcagggaccgaccctaaagtcgatgaacatgcattgaatggctctatggcattaatgctggaccgaacctaaggtcgaagaacttataagcgcttgcctggtctaagaccaggtgttcatagctagggcatatggccccggtgactctttgtcacatggctaggggacgctgtccatagttatgactctagagtcgggaggaaggttatgttggtgaccaaccaccatgcacctatcctgatcaaacctatgaaagaatcacttatcagttaagccctggtgaccctatcgtcacatggctaaagggagatGTACcgacttttgtgacttttgctactgtcatccatctgttatggactgatagtccggaatggttattatgaccattgttgatattatgtcatgctttattgtgttttcttgctgggccttggctcatgggtgctatgtggtgcaggtaaagggaaagataagctcgcccaaccttgagtggagagcttaggcgatgctgtgtacatatttggccgcttgaccaccacggtcagggagttctcagaggaactaggggtttaccctatttttgccgcttaggtcggcgaggattgtaaatttgaaacaatagcgaccattttgtattgtaaacaacttgtaaacgttttgaatagttcatgagcagtttatttacttaatgaaatgtatcctttcctttttactggtttttttcaccttagcctgttaataacacttagatcacgttttaaccaaagggctcgggtagcgagtcaaatttctggttcactgttcaccgtaactgttctggggtaaccagggcgttacaatgtagACCAGTGACTGGTTTAGATGGAGCTCATATTAAAGGGGTTCATTCTGGGCAACTTTTGACAGCAATTGGAATAGATGGAAACAACCAGATGTATCCTATTGCCATTGCTGTGGTTGAAATAGAGAATAAGGACTCATGGAGTTGGTTTCTCAATCTACTTAGAGTTGACTTGATAATTGAGAACTCTAATCACTGGACCTTCATAACAGACAAGCAAAAAGGCTTGGAGCAAGCTTTGAACGGAATGTGGGATGAAGGGATACCTGAGGTCGAGCATCGACATTGTGCTCGACACTTGGAGAAGAACTTTATTAAGGTGTTCAGGGATAAAATCCTTAAAGACTTATTATGGAAGGCTGCTAGAGAAGTGACTGTTAGAAGGTTTGAAGTTGTGATGAAGGAGATTAGAATGGTCAATGAAGCAGTTTATGAGTGGTTGATGGCTACAGGACCAAAACACTAGGCTAGGTCACACTTTAGGACTAATCCTAAGTGTGACATTTATTGAATAACATGTGTGAGGGTTTCAATGGGACACCGGCAATATTGACAGCAAGAGATAGACCCATTTTGTCTATGCTAAAGCGTATCCGGATGTATTTGATGCAAAGGATCAGCAAAAATAGACAGTCAGTTGTCAGATGGGAGTCCAACATTGCTCCAAAAATTGCCACAATTCTTGAGAAGAACAAGGTTGAGGCTTCATCCCACATACCCACAAAGTCTTCAGATGACATTTACCAGGTCCATAACATGTATGGGGGAATGTACTCAGTTGATTTGAAAGCATGCGTATGTTCGCGTAGAAGATGGGAATTGACCGGCATTCCTTGTAGTCATGCGGTGGCTGCGATTTGGCAAAGAAGGCAAGATCCAGATCTCTATGTCAGCAAATGGTATACCAAAGAGTACTACATGAAGGCTTACTCAGTGCAGATTTTTCCAATTAGGAATCAAGATGAGTGGCCTATAAGTGAAAAGCTTGGAATGGTTGGCCCAATTAACAAAAAACAGCCTGGTAGGCCAAAGAAGAGCAGGACTTTGCAACTTGATGAAGTAGCTGCCGGAAAGAAGTTGAAAAGAAGATACATTAGCATTAGATGTTCTGGTTGTGGTGCAAAGGGACACAACTTCAGAACATGttcaagaaataaaaaaaatcggTATGTAGACATTGccattttaattttgatattgggtATGTTttgctatttttaatggttaaTAACTTGGTTGAATATGCTTCCCTAGGCAAACAAAGCTCCTCCACAAGATCCTTCTACTGATGGGAGGAATAGTGATCCTTTACCTCACGGTTCTGTGAGCTCTTCTTCACAACAGGCTACTTCAGAAGTCACGAATCCACCACAGGTATTCCAATCTAAAATCAATGTTGTTATATTTTGTTGGTCTTTGCTACTGAAATAAAGACCCATATTGctatattttattcaatttactACTGAAATAAAGTGGGGCAGGTGATTATAAGGCTGGATAGTTAGTATTGTTCATATATTGTGCTTAAACCTATGGATAATCatgttgtttaaaccactgcagCAGAAAAGGCCAAGGTATAAGGAACTGGCGCAAAGAAGGAGTACCAGACTTGCAGAAGGAGGAGCCTAAACATGATAGAAGACCCTTTTTTTAACATGGGATGCTTGGACTCATTTTGGATGTGGTTGTATAGCAAATGAAATTTTGATAAGTCAGACAAGGAATATCATTTTGATAAGTCAGTGTACTGTATAGCATCTCAACATAATCAAATGTAATTTTTGTCAGTTATTTTGATACATTTGCAACAAGAACAATTGCATTTTTATTTATCTACACTCAGATTGTAAGCATGATAagtattcaatgaaaatattagaTCTGAGATAACTTTATTGTGTTGAATTCTTCTTATGTTACTCCAGATATATTGTAAAAACTATATAATTCAAATTCCATTTTTCATTAAACAACACATCACAGTTTAATTCATTAATTCTATATGACCAATACATCTTGATTCAACAGAATTCAACAAGATTCAACAAGATGTTCCATTTGTTTTAGTTTACAATAAAACAATAAGAAATAAACAACTATTGCTTACTTAATAAACAACTATTGATTCAGTAAGTCTAAAAGTTACATTAGATTTTTCAACAATGACTGCTTAATACTCCCAATTAAGAAATAAACAACATAACTAAGATAtacaaaacacacaaaaatattcCAACACAAAAACAAACACCATATTTCAATTCTCTTAACAACTTCAATATTGAACCAagttcttcttctcttttttcagCCATAATATGTAGTTGCTTAACATTATATTCCATCTCCTCTAACCTTTTCAAAAACCCTCCTATTTCCTCCTTAAACCTTTCACCATGTATAGGGAATGATGGAGGGTCTACCCATCTGATAAATCCACACCCATCAACCTCATTCCTctgaaataaaaacaaaaatcagAACCAATAATCCAAATCAAAGGGAACCAATAAATTTACAAACCTTGTATCTTGGGCAACCATAGAACCTTCTAGTAGAATTGTTCAATGTCCAAGTAGTGCGTAGTACACACTGAAACCCACAATCACAATTGGGTTTACTCCATTCTTCTTCAAACCTTCGACCACCATCCATGGAGCAATAGGCAGCAATAATTTATCTTCAAAGTCGGCAGAAAGGGGGAAAATTGAAACTAGGGTTCTAAGTTTGTTGTAAAATTCGGTTTATAACAAattattcttatttatttttgttattttctctatAATATCCAACTCACACTTTAGAGTCACACATGTCATtccaaattatgtaaaaaaaataccACATCTTCCTCCCGTTACAAAAAATGAAcggaattggacggaagtcctaatttacatgactgtgaatagatcgggggattttttaacggcctgaaaaaatcGGAGGGCACGATAATGCatatgtaatagttcgggggtAAAAACCCTAAATAgccttataataataataatatccttAACCACGCATAAATTAAGCATATATAAATTGTGTGTTGATAAAAGGCACTGTCAACAATGTTTATGCAAGTactaaataagaaaaaaaaaagtagatgAAGAAATTTGTTAGTAGTTCAATCATTTAGATAATGCTTAGAACATTATTATGCTATTTTATTATATCATTTAAAATGCATcatcaaaatttattttattattttattttatatactaaattttacattatatcatacctcgacttattattttttcttcatgtattttgaaaaaaaaaataataagtaaaaattaattaaatatatttagagTGATGAATAATGTTCCATAAATATAAAGAAGTTACTAtagcaaaatataattttttttgtggtTTACAAAATCATAAAGTGCTATTTTAACacaaatcatttttattttaaaaaataataatttatataaaaattattgtaAGTGCTCTAACTTcatttgttcttattttcttataGGCGGATCTCTACTAGTATAAGATAGAAgcaaataatttaatatttttgaacatGGGGAGTGCTAAGGAGaccattttatataattttttttttaattgagtGATATGTGGAATCACTCAGGCTTTGTTTGGACCTTGGATTTTAGTGAGGAAAAATTTTATaagggaaaaaatggaagaaaatattTTCCATAAATTTGATTAgagatttttttaatatttcctttttttgtaaatatttataattgttgtaaattttaaaaaattatactacatttaacttttaatttttctaaaaaaaatcttaatttaTTGATTCAATTCAAATATGGAAGAATaaaatttatttccttcttaaaatACAAGACCCAAACAAGACCTTAAATTATACTTAAATACAGCTACAATTATACCATTATCAACACACTACCTATTTTACTTTTTCAATTTAAGGTACATTTTAAGAAACatataaaatatgtatatatttatttttactcattttatagattaatataataatataatatttaaattgatatattttatgatatgttattaactgagttttattttaatataggCATACTGAAAATCACATTTGTTATAATAgtttgttaaaattaatatttatatgaaaatattaataattttattttaattataattaaataaatttggtATAACGAAAAACATTCATtaacaataattatttattaggtgattttaattttttttaaccacaTGCCTTTTACTGAACAATGATActggtttttttttcaaaaatatttttttttttggtgttttttaaCTTTTGTACGGTCCCCgatttttttattcaaaaataCTACTTTAATTTTTCagaaaatacatttttttaagttttatatttataaaaatacggTGTTaatgaaacaactaaaaaacaacaataagacaacAACTAAAATTAACTCATTACATgctaatatgttttttttttttaaatccaatcaaaatatatctgaaaataactaaacaataattagacatcaatacaacaacagaacaactatatataaacttaaacaactaaaaatcaatatgaaaacaactatacat
The genomic region above belongs to Humulus lupulus chromosome 1, drHumLupu1.1, whole genome shotgun sequence and contains:
- the LOC133778569 gene encoding uncharacterized protein LOC133778569; this translates as MDGGRRFEEEWSKPNCDCGFQCVLRTTWTLNNSTRRFYGCPRYKRNEVDGCGFIRWVDPPSFPIHGERFKEEIGGFLKRLEEMEYNVKQLHIMAEKREEELGSILKLLRELKYGINKNAIVLVANVSK